The Zingiber officinale cultivar Zhangliang chromosome 9A, Zo_v1.1, whole genome shotgun sequence genome window below encodes:
- the LOC122021971 gene encoding heavy metal-associated isoprenylated plant protein 9-like: MGEEAKQEAEAKQENKEKKTEETKPGAAPSVVLSLDLHCVGCAKKIEKCMLKCTGVESVEVDMVKNQVTVKGVVDSQSLCSRIHKRTRRKVQVVSQPTAETEGDSMPEVVPPQESSMATIELLVYMHCETCAELLKRKILKMKGVQRAETDTSAGRVTVTGTMTVEKLVEYIHRRTGKLATAVPPPPQPPSEEEKKEQDKTPEEENKEEKKDKEKAPEGQGNDDDTNGDAEKEKTKESEEIDTATIVGQEDMMRRMMYWHGNFIREEEMAQKMMMHWIPVLINQPPPPPQFFSDENPNACCIT; this comes from the exons ATGGGGGAAGAAGCTAAGCAG GAAGCGGAGGCGaaacaagaaaataaagaaaaaaagacaGAGGAAACAAAGCCAGGGGCTGCTCCTTCAGTCGTGTTGTCTCTGGATTTGCACTGTGTTGGATGTGCAAAGAAGATTGAGAAGTGCATGCTCAAGTGCACAG GGGTTGAGAGTGTTGAGGTGGACATGGTGAAGAACCAGGTCACAGTGAAAGGGGTTGTGGATTCTCAATCTCTGTGCTCCAGAATCCACAAGAGAACACGGAGGAAAGTGCAAGTAGTCTCTCAGCCGACTGCAGAGACCGAAGGGGACTCCATGCCGGAAGTTGTTCCACCTCAG GAGAGTAGCATGGCAACAATTGAGCTCCTTGTCTACATGCACTGTGAGACATGTGCAGAGCTGCTGAAGAGGAAGATACTAAAGATGAAAG GAGTGCAAAGAGCTGAGACTGATACAAGTGCTGGGAGGGTGACTGTAACTGGAACAATGACTGTTGAAAAGCTAGTTGAGTACATACACAGGCGAACTGGGAAACTAGCTACTGCTGTTCCTCCACCACCACAACCCCCCAGcgaagaggagaagaaagaaCAGGACAAGACACCTGAGGAAGAAAATAAAGAGGAGAAAAAGGACAAAGAGAAGGCACCTGAAGGACAAGGCAATGACGATGATACGAATGGTGATGCcgaaaaagaaaagacaaaagaaaGTGAAGAGATCGATACCGCCACAATTGTTGGCCAAGAGGACATGATGAGGAGAATGATGTATTGGCATGGCAACTTCATCAGGGAAGAAGAGATGGCACAGAAGATGATGATGCATTGGATTCCAGTATTGATCAACCAACCTCCCCCACCACCTCAGTTCTTCAGCGACGAAAACCCCAATGCTTGTTGCATCACATAA
- the LOC122021972 gene encoding heavy metal-associated isoprenylated plant protein 45-like — protein sequence MAHLQIVPAGSKPVEAQFVEMKVPLYSYGCEKKVKKAVSHLRGIHSVRVDYELQKVTVWGICNKDDVLATVKKKRREARFWDQSSECDQAAPPSEEVEGEDDKEIHHVSSRLPAIKGFKFKRSWKKLFPLLV from the exons ATGGCTCACTTGCAGATTGTGCCAGCAGGGAGCAAGCCTGTGGAGGCTCAGTTTGTGGAGATGAAGGTCCCCCTCTACTCTTATGGCTGCGAGAAGAAGGTCAAGAAGGCAGTGTCTCATCTTAGAG GAATTCATTCAGTACGCGTGGATTACGAGTTGCAGAAGGTGACGGTTTGGGGAATTTGCAATAAGGATGATGTTCTCGCCACCgtcaagaagaagaggagggagGCACGATTCTGGGACCAATCGTCGGAGTGTGATCAGGCAGCACCACCGTCGGAGGAGGTGGAGGGAGAAGATGACAAAGAGATTCACCATGTTTCGTCGCGTCTTCCAGCCATAAAAGGCTTCAAATTCAAAAGATCATGGAAGAAGTTGTTCCCTCTACTCGTATAA
- the LOC122021970 gene encoding ATP-dependent RNA helicase SUV3L, mitochondrial-like, protein MASSLFRPRLLLRRHFRLPLHLASFSPSSASNSLPESPAGLPPPSYPSPFPSSLPHHHYFCSTASIPTVTLSTDADPPPDAAAVYRELRAAEDGSSDLGRRDWEALSGVLRSFAKSPWVSDQALALYIPSSFFLTAVRCFRLFFLQRCPPATFRYLIALGPSAAADRFLFPIFADFCLEEFPDKLRGFRTLMESADLTQPHTWFPFARAMRRRIIYHCGPTNSGKTYNALVRFMEARSGVYCSPLRLLAMEVFDRVNAAGIYCSLHTGQEKKTLPFSNHVACTIEMISTEECYDVAVIDEVQMMADSTRGYAWTRALLGLKVDEIHLCGDPSVLKIVKSICKETGDDLQVNQYERFKPLVVEAKTLLGNMKNVRSGDCIVAFSRREIFEVKLAIEKFTKHKCCVIYGALPPETRRQQASLFNQQDNEYDVLVASDAVGMGLNLNIRRVVFYSLSKYNGDKMMPVPASQVKQIAGRAGRRGSVYPDGLTTTFVKDDLDYLIECLQQPFEQVQKVGLFPFFEQVELFAAQYPKSTLCELLEKFRDNCRLDGNYFLCQHDGIRKVANMLEKVQNLSLEDRFNFCFAPVNIRDPKAMYHLLRFASHFSEDRPVTIAMGMPKSSAQNDAELLDLETKHQVVSMYLWLSNHFKKDTFPYVQKAETMATGIADLLSKSLAKVCWKPESRQKGKPVAPEKEGLDKAISCAQAGYESPKSLVQVFTM, encoded by the exons ATGGCTTCCTCTCTCTTCCGTCCACGCCTCCTCCTGCGCCGCCACTTCCGCCTCCCTCTCCACCTCgcttccttctctccctcctcCGCCTCCAATTCTCTCCCTGAATCACCGGCGGGGCTTCCACCACCGTCCTACCCTTCTCCTTTCCCCTCCTCCTTACCGCACCATCACTATTTCTGCTCCACTGCCTCGATTCCTACAGTTACCCTATCCACCGACGCCGATCCCCCGCCCGATGCTGCCGCCGTCTACCGGGAGCTTCGCGCCGCGGAGGACGGCTCCTCCGATCTCGGCCGCCGCGACTGGGAGGCCCTTTCCGGGGTTCTACGCTCCTTCGCCAAGTCTCCGTGGGTTTCTGATCAAGCCCTCGCCCTCTACATCCCTTCCTCTTTCTTCCTCACTGCTGTTCGCTGCTTTCGCCTCTTCTTCCTCCAGCGCTGCCCCCCTGCTACCTTCCGCTATCTCATCGCCCTCGGCCCTTCAGCTGCTGCCGATCGTTTTCTGTTCCCCATTTTTGCCGATTTTTGCCTCGAAGAGTTCCCCGACAAGCTCCGGGGCTTTCGCACCCTCATGGAGTCTGCTGATCTCACCCAGCCACATACCTGGTTCCCGTTTGCCCGTGCCATGCGCCGCCGCATCATCTACCACTGCGGCCCCACCAACAGCGGCAAGACTTACAATGCACTCGTCCGCTTCATGGAGGCCCGTAGTGGCGTCTATTGCAGCCCCCTACGGCTCCTTGCCATGGAGGTGTTTGATCGGGTGAATGCGGCTGGTATCTACTGCAGCCTTCACACTGGTCAAGAGAAAAAGACGCTGCCTTTCTCTAACCACGTTGCCTGCACCATCGAGATGATATCCACCGAAGAATGCTATGATGTTGCCGTAATTGACGAGGTGCAAATGATGGCCGATTCCACTCGGGGCTATGCTTGGACGCGTGCATTGCTCGGCCTCAAGGTTGATGAGATTCATCTATGTGGAGATCCCAGTGTGCTAAAAATTGTCAAGAGCATTTGCAAGGAAACGGGTGATGACCTGCAGGTGAACCAATATGAGCGATTCAAGCCCCTGGTTGTAGAGGCTAAGACATTGCTAGGCAACATGAAGAATGTGCGTTCTGGTGACTGCATTGTGGCCTTCTCGAGAAGGGAGATCTTTGAGGTGAAATTGGCAATCGAGAAGTTCACCAAGCACAAGTGCTGTGTTATATACGGTGCATTGCCACCGGAGACCAGGCGACAGCAGGCAAGCTTGTTCAATCAACAAGACAATGAATATGACGTCTTGGTGGCCAGTGATGCTGTGGGAATGGGCCTGAATCTGAACATAAGGCGGGTGGTATTTTATTCTCTTTCCAAGTATAACGGTGATAAAATGATGCCAGTTCCTGCATCCCAGGTGAAGCAAATAGCCGGGAGAGCTGGCCGGAGAGGAAGCGTATACCCTGATGGGCTTACCACAACCTTTGTTAAGGATGATTTGGACTACCTGATTGAGTGTTTGCAGCAACCGTTTGAGCAGGTGCAGAAAGTTGGTCTTTTTCCATTCTTTGAGCAGGTGGAGCTGTTTGCTGCTCAGTATCCAAAATCCACCTTGTGTGAACTATTGGAGAAGTTCCGGGATAACTGTCGCCTCGATGGAAATTATTTCCTGTGTCAACATGACGGCATTAGAAAAGTTGCAAACATGTTGGAGAAGGTTCAAAACCTCTCTCTTGAAGATCGCTTCAACTTCTGTTTTGCACCTGTCAACATTAGGGACCCCAAGGCAATGTATCATCTCTTGAGATTTGCCTCACATTTTAGCGAAGATCGCCCAGTTACTATTGCAATGGGGATGCCAAAATCTTCTGCTCAAAACGATGCTGAGCTGTTGGACCTTGAAACTAAACATCAGGTTGTCTCAATGTACTTATGGTTATCAAACCATTTCAAGAAAGATACTTTTCCTTATGTGCAGAAAGCCGAGACAATGGCCACAGGAATAGCTGATTTGCTTAGCAAATCTCTAGCCAAAGTTTGCTGGAAACCAGAATCAAGGCAAAAGGGAAAACCAGTAGCTCCAGAGAAGGAAGGTCTTGACAAGGCAATATCTTGTGCCCAAGCGGGTTATGAAAGTCCAAAATCACTTGTGCAAGTATTCACCAT GTAG
- the LOC122020053 gene encoding serine/threonine receptor-like kinase NFP: protein MGSEARSAAPPISCLLLSFLLLLLLFTPSAAQPNISDGVRCRADSVYPCQAYAFYRASLAVPLSADLASVGDLFGTSRALIARATNLTVAQSVLPLRQDQPLLVPISCGCDRDRNRSYYPAAYQIVSGNTFYLVSTVEYANLTAFPAVELVNPTLVPTDLAIGDIATFPIFCQCLPNNTTAVNLTAFLGLVSYVLQPSDTYASVASNFGIDSETLTAINGPFNGTYSVVFVPLFQIPPPLIRTSVVSEAPASPPTAPTPVVERNENKGVIAGLAAALAVVGVLCALLLLLLAWCQRRWNRKGEAVGKNGRQNSLERSGKGGGEERFGSLSSADDKLIADLSEWLDKYKVFDVATLREATAGFDRSRLIQGSVYKGTIDGEVFAVKKMKWNAYDELKILQKVNHSNLVKLEGFCIDAKEGTTYLVYEYVENGSLDTWLHSPAGAGVSGDRRLDWRSRLRIALDVANGLQYIHEHTWPRVVHKDIKSSNVLLDASFHAKIANFGLARTGHNAVTTHIVGTQGYVAPEYLADGFVSIKMDVFAFGVVLLELVTGRSAFDERTGEALWSEAERLLFRPVTISKEETEALLLEWMDTALVQQSCPVDSVMSVIQVARACLNREPAKRPSMVEATYLLSKADEHFSEYSGDGLSVVSGSDVTAR, encoded by the exons ATGGGGAGCGAGGCCAGATCTGCTGCTCCTCCCATCTCCTGCCTCCTCCTCTCCTTCCTACTCCTTCTCCTCCTTTTTACTCCGTCGGCCGCCCAGCCGAATATCTCCGACGGCGTCCGCTGCCGCGCCGACTCCGTCTACCCTTGCCAGGCCTACGCCTTCTACCGAGCCAGCCTTGCCGTTCCCCTCTCCGCCGACCTAGCCTCCGTCGGCGACCTCTTCGGCACCAGCCGCGCACTCATCGCCCGCGCCACCAACCTCACCGTCGCTCAATCCGTCCTCCCCCTCCGCCAGGACCAGCCCCTCCTTGTCCCCATCTCTTGCGGATGCGACCGCGACCGCAATCGCTCCTACTACCCTGCCGCCTACCAGATCGTCTCCGGCAACACCTTCTACCTCGTCTCCACCGTCGAATACGCCAACCTCACCGCCTTCCCCGCCGTCGAGCTGGTCAACCCTACCCTCGTCCCCACTGATCTCGCTATTGGGGACATCGCCACCTTCCCGATTTTCTGTCAGTGCCTCCCCAACAACACCACCGCTGTCAACCTCACCGCCTTCCTCGGCCTGGTTTCCTACGTTCTTCAGCCCTCCGACACCTACGCCTCCGTTGCGTCCAACTTCGGCATCGACTCCGAAACCCTGACTGCGATAAATGGCCCTTTCAATGGCACCTACTCCGTCGTATTCGTTCCCCTGTTTCAGATCCCGCCTCCGCTGATCCGTACCAGCGTCGTATCGGAGGCGCCGGCTTCGCCTCCGACGGCTCCCACTCCCGTGGTTGAGAGAAACGAGAACAAGGGAGTCATCGCTGGGCTGGCCGCCGCGTTGGCCGTCGTGGGGGTGCTCTGCGCGCTGCTATTGCTTCTTCTGGCCTGGTGTCAGAGGAGATGGAATCGAAAGGGGGAAGCAGTGGGGAAGAACGGTCGGCAAAACAGCTTGGAGAGGAGCGGCAAGGGCGGAGGGGAGGAACGGTTCGGGAGCTTATCGTCCGCTGATGATAAGCTGATCGCGGACTTATCGGAGTGGCTGGACAAGTACAAGGTGTTCGATGTCGCGACGCTGAGGGAGGCAACGGCGGGGTTCGACCGGAGCCGGCTGATACAGGGATCAGTGTACAAGGGGACGATCGACGGGGAGGTGTTCGCGGTGAAGAAGATGAAGTGGAACGCCTACGATGAGCTCAAGATTCTCCAAAAG GTGAATCACAGCAACCTGGTGAAGCTGGAAGGCTTCTGCATCGATGCCAAAGAGGGCACCACCTACCTGGTGTACGAGTACGTCGAGAACGGCTCCCTCGACACCTGGCTCCACTCCCCCGCCGGCGCCGGTGTCAGCGGAGACCGGCGACTAGACTGGCGCTCCCGCCTGCGCATCGCCCTGGACGTGGCCAACGGCCTGCAGTACATCCACGAGCACACGTGGCCTCGCGTCGTCCATAAGGACATCAAGTCCAGCAACGTCCTCCTCGACGCCTCCTTCCACGCCAAGATCGCCAACTTCGGCCTCGCCCGCACCGGCCACAACGCCGTAACCACCCACATCGTCGGCACGCAGGGGTACGTCGCCCCCGAGTACCTCGCCGACGGCTTCGTCTCCATCAAGATGGACGTCTTCGCCTTCGGCGTCGTCCTCCTCGAGCTCGTCACCGGCCGGTCTGCCTTCGACGAGCGCACCGGCGAGGCCCTGTGGTCGGAGGCCGAACGCCTCCTGTTTCGGCCAGTGACCATTAGCAAGGAGGAGACGGAGGCGCTGCTGCTGGAGTGGATGGACACGGCGCTGGTGCAGCAGTCGTGCCCTGTGGATAGCGTGATGAGCGTGATACAGGTGGCGAGGGCGTGCCTCAACAGGGAGCCGGCGAAGAGGCCGAGCATGGTGGAGGCTACCTACTTGCTGTCCAAGGCCGACGAGCACTTCTCCGAGTATTCCGGCGATGGCCTCTCCGTCGTCAGCGGTAGTGATGTCACCGCACGGTGA